A window from Bacteroidota bacterium encodes these proteins:
- the gldC gene encoding gliding motility protein GldC, whose product MSTSTIKINVGLDENKVPASITWSASDTTIENAQKAKAFMLALWDGADKTALRIDLWTKDMMVDEMADFFYQTMMTMADTYGRATNHHEMVDEMKVFAKDFYNKFREKQLKENKAD is encoded by the coding sequence ATGAGTACTTCAACTATAAAGATCAATGTTGGGCTAGATGAGAATAAAGTCCCGGCATCAATTACATGGTCAGCTTCGGATACAACAATCGAGAATGCCCAAAAAGCAAAAGCATTTATGCTGGCATTGTGGGATGGGGCTGACAAAACCGCTTTACGGATCGATCTCTGGACAAAAGATATGATGGTAGATGAAATGGCTGATTTTTTTTACCAGACCATGATGACCATGGCGGATACATATGGCCGTGCTACTAACCATCATGAAATGGTGGATGAAATGAAAGTATTTGCAAAAGATTTTTACAATAAGTTTCGTGAAAAGCAGTTGAAAGAAAATAAGGCAGATTAA
- a CDS encoding GatB/YqeY domain-containing protein: MSLEQKIMTELKTAMLAKDEKGLRSLRAVKAAILLAKTSEGGGGELKEEDEIKLLQKLVKQRKDSLEIFTQQNRADLAQKEKEEIDVIEKFLPKQMSPDELKAELKLIIAEVGASSPADMGKIMGAATKKFAGKADGKTISALVKELLS; encoded by the coding sequence ATGTCACTCGAGCAAAAAATAATGACCGAATTGAAAACAGCCATGCTGGCTAAAGATGAAAAAGGATTGCGCAGCCTTCGGGCTGTGAAGGCTGCGATCCTGCTTGCAAAAACATCAGAAGGCGGAGGGGGTGAATTGAAAGAAGAAGATGAAATAAAACTGTTACAGAAATTGGTAAAGCAACGGAAAGATTCATTGGAAATTTTTACACAGCAAAACCGGGCAGACCTTGCGCAAAAAGAAAAAGAAGAAATTGATGTGATTGAAAAATTTTTACCAAAACAAATGTCACCAGATGAATTAAAGGCTGAGCTGAAACTAATCATTGCAGAAGTAGGAGCATCATCACCGGCGGATATGGGAAAAATAATGGGAGCAGCTACTAAAAAATTTGCTGGCAAAGCAGATGGTAAAACGATTTCAGCATTGGTAAAAGAATTGCTGTCGTAA
- a CDS encoding CvpA family protein, whose amino-acid sequence MVLDIIFSIIIVFAVIKGFQKGLIVAVFSFVAFFVGLAAALKLSAVVAGYIGKTVKVSDQWLPVISFIVVFIIVIILVHLGAKAIEKSVQAVMLGWVNRIGGIIFYLLLYITVFSVLLFYAEQVKLIKPETLKESVTYEYVQPWGPKAINAFGKIIPIFRDMFSQLEEFFGKVSTDIPKP is encoded by the coding sequence ATGGTTTTAGATATCATCTTCTCTATAATTATTGTGTTTGCTGTTATCAAAGGGTTTCAGAAAGGATTGATAGTTGCCGTATTTTCCTTTGTTGCTTTTTTTGTTGGGTTGGCGGCAGCATTAAAATTATCAGCAGTGGTGGCGGGTTATATCGGAAAAACGGTAAAAGTTTCTGATCAATGGCTACCGGTAATTTCCTTTATTGTTGTTTTTATAATTGTAATTATTCTTGTTCATCTTGGTGCCAAAGCAATCGAAAAATCAGTACAGGCTGTAATGCTCGGATGGGTGAACCGGATCGGTGGTATTATATTCTACCTGTTGCTGTACATTACGGTTTTTAGTGTATTGCTTTTTTATGCTGAGCAAGTGAAGTTGATAAAACCAGAGACATTGAAGGAGTCTGTAACTTACGAATATGTTCAGCCCTGGGGACCCAAAGCCATCAATGCATTTGGGAAAATTATTCCAATTTTTAGGGATATGTTTTCACAGTTGGAAGAATTTTTTGGCAAAGTGTCAACCGATATTCCAAAGCCTTAA
- a CDS encoding alpha/beta hydrolase, with protein sequence MQFEIKQQDKFRFVEEGEGEPLILLHGLFGALSNFEPLISYFKNYNKVIVPLLPLYDLDILHTSVGGLAKFVLKFIDARGYENIHLLGNSMGGHVGLIHVLKHPEKIKSLILTGSSGLFENGMGDSYPKRGDYEYIKTKTELTFHDPKTASKELVDEVYAIVNNRIKAIKIIALAKSAIRNNLGSELSKVKLPTLLIWGNNDTITPPFVAKEFNKLMPNSELYFIDKCGHAPMMEVPDEFNAILHKFLKKLNEPATIS encoded by the coding sequence ATGCAATTCGAAATCAAACAACAGGATAAGTTCAGATTTGTAGAAGAAGGGGAGGGTGAGCCGCTCATCCTGCTGCATGGCCTGTTTGGTGCACTCAGCAATTTTGAACCGCTTATTAGTTATTTCAAAAACTATAATAAGGTTATAGTACCCCTGTTGCCTTTATACGATCTTGATATTTTACATACATCAGTTGGTGGGTTGGCGAAATTCGTGCTTAAGTTTATTGATGCAAGAGGCTATGAAAATATTCACCTGCTTGGTAACTCAATGGGTGGCCATGTTGGGCTGATTCATGTACTGAAGCATCCGGAAAAAATAAAATCATTGATACTTACCGGCAGTTCTGGTTTATTTGAAAACGGAATGGGAGACAGCTATCCCAAACGTGGCGATTATGAATACATCAAAACCAAAACAGAACTGACTTTTCATGATCCGAAAACAGCCTCCAAGGAATTGGTAGATGAAGTTTATGCTATTGTGAACAACCGGATAAAAGCAATAAAAATTATTGCACTGGCAAAAAGTGCAATCCGCAATAATCTCGGCTCCGAATTAAGTAAAGTAAAACTGCCGACATTGCTGATATGGGGAAATAATGATACCATCACACCGCCTTTTGTAGCCAAGGAGTTTAATAAGCTGATGCCAAACAGCGAACTGTATTTTATTGATAAATGCGGGCATGCCCCTATGATGGAAGTTCCGGATGAGTTCAATGCCATCCTGCACAAATTTTTGAAAAAACTGAATGAGCCTGCAACAATTAGCTAA
- a CDS encoding CBS domain-containing protein has product MPLSMLSRDLLTQTLPHLKMHDTIYHALQMMNDYHIAHLPVVEDEKFAGLVSEEILLHAEDDNAAVETLQQGFVNISVKDNEHLLSAIQETVENDLSIMPVVNEDNELLGCITKTDLLKNASAFMSLNEPGGIVVLEMDPKQYSFNELSRLVENNDAQITQLNTSTDSSTGLMMVTIKINKADVADLVSSLQRHEYNVKYYFGEELYENEVRSNYENLMNYLKI; this is encoded by the coding sequence ATGCCGCTATCCATGTTATCCCGTGATTTGCTTACGCAAACATTACCCCATCTGAAAATGCATGATACAATCTATCATGCACTGCAAATGATGAATGACTATCATATTGCTCATCTGCCGGTAGTGGAGGATGAAAAATTTGCAGGGCTGGTAAGTGAAGAAATATTGTTACATGCAGAAGATGATAATGCAGCCGTGGAAACTCTTCAACAGGGCTTTGTCAATATATCAGTTAAAGACAATGAACACCTGCTTTCTGCTATCCAGGAAACAGTGGAAAATGACCTTTCAATAATGCCAGTCGTTAATGAGGATAATGAACTGCTCGGTTGTATTACTAAAACGGATTTATTGAAAAATGCTTCCGCCTTTATGAGCCTGAACGAACCCGGCGGTATTGTGGTGCTGGAAATGGATCCCAAACAATATTCATTTAATGAGCTGAGCCGCCTGGTGGAAAACAATGATGCACAGATCACACAATTAAATACCTCTACTGACAGCTCAACCGGGCTGATGATGGTTACCATAAAGATCAATAAAGCTGATGTGGCCGATCTGGTATCATCCTTGCAAAGACATGAGTATAATGTAAAGTATTACTTCGGCGAGGAATTGTACGAAAACGAAGTGCGGAGTAACTATGAAAACCTCATGAATTACCTTAAAATCTGA
- a CDS encoding NAD kinase produces the protein MKAAIYSRVMIDEQHDDVQLFFDELDKQKITPVVFLPFFNEIHGKINFPSTTETFSASADLNADVEFIISLGGDGTLLDTITLVRDKKISIMGINFGRLGFLAGIGRNEVATAVKAIAKRTHVVDKRSLIHLDADAPLFGEIPYALNEFAIHKRDVASMIKIHTYVNGEFLNTYWADGLIVATPTGSTGYSLSCNGPIIFPDSGNFVITPVAPHNLNVRPIVVPDSNIISFEVESRDENIIVAMDSRREIINRNIQLAVRKEEFTVQLVRLSENNFLQTLRNKLTWGLDKRN, from the coding sequence ATGAAAGCAGCAATATACAGCCGGGTAATGATCGATGAACAGCATGATGATGTGCAATTGTTTTTTGATGAGCTCGACAAACAAAAAATTACTCCGGTCGTTTTTCTTCCTTTTTTTAATGAGATACACGGAAAAATAAATTTTCCTTCTACCACAGAAACATTTTCTGCATCAGCCGACCTGAATGCAGATGTGGAATTCATTATTAGCCTTGGTGGTGATGGGACCCTGCTCGATACCATCACTCTGGTTCGTGATAAAAAGATATCGATTATGGGAATCAATTTCGGCCGCCTCGGCTTTCTCGCAGGTATTGGTCGAAATGAAGTGGCGACTGCAGTAAAGGCAATTGCCAAACGTACACATGTGGTAGATAAGCGGAGCCTTATTCATCTCGATGCCGATGCGCCGCTATTCGGAGAAATACCCTATGCCTTAAATGAATTTGCAATTCATAAAAGAGATGTAGCTTCTATGATAAAAATTCATACTTACGTCAATGGCGAATTTTTAAATACTTATTGGGCTGATGGTTTGATCGTAGCGACACCAACGGGTAGTACAGGTTATTCATTAAGCTGTAATGGCCCCATCATATTTCCTGACAGCGGCAATTTTGTAATTACCCCCGTAGCACCGCACAACCTTAATGTACGTCCGATAGTAGTGCCTGATTCTAATATCATATCCTTTGAAGTGGAAAGCCGGGATGAAAACATTATAGTGGCGATGGATAGCCGCCGTGAGATCATCAACCGGAATATTCAACTGGCGGTACGCAAAGAAGAGTTTACAGTTCAACTGGTGCGGCTCAGCGAGAATAACTTTCTGCAAACCCTCCGCAATAAACTCACCTGGGGCCTGGATAAAAGAAATTAA
- a CDS encoding isoprenyl transferase produces the protein MSQLLEHIDKSYLPRHIAIIMDGNGRWAKEKGEDRLFGHFHGVESVRNIVEGCAELGIGYLTLYAFSTENWDRPEYEVVGLMELLVTTIRKEVESLDKNNIRLHVIGDMNMLPDYARKELNEALEFTKDNTGLNLIMALSYSGRWELLNAVKSIAHEVKKGNLKVEEIDQDILQKHLTTSAFPDPELMIRTSGEYRISNFLLYQLAYAELYFTNVRWPDFRKENLYEAILDYQGRERRFGKTSEQLVS, from the coding sequence ATGTCTCAGTTATTAGAACATATCGATAAGTCATATTTGCCCCGCCATATCGCTATCATTATGGATGGAAATGGTCGCTGGGCAAAAGAGAAAGGAGAGGACAGGCTTTTTGGCCATTTTCATGGAGTAGAAAGTGTACGCAATATTGTAGAGGGTTGTGCTGAACTTGGGATTGGATATCTCACCCTTTATGCTTTCAGTACCGAAAATTGGGACCGTCCTGAGTATGAAGTAGTAGGGTTGATGGAATTATTGGTGACGACGATCAGAAAGGAAGTTGAAAGCCTGGATAAAAATAATATCCGTCTGCATGTGATCGGAGATATGAATATGCTGCCCGATTATGCCCGTAAGGAACTCAATGAAGCATTGGAATTTACCAAAGACAATACAGGGCTCAACCTCATTATGGCGCTTAGCTATAGCGGCCGTTGGGAATTGCTTAATGCTGTAAAGTCAATTGCCCACGAAGTAAAAAAAGGCAACCTGAAAGTGGAGGAAATAGACCAGGATATTCTTCAGAAACACCTGACCACCAGTGCTTTTCCTGACCCAGAATTGATGATACGAACCAGCGGCGAATACCGCATCAGCAATTTCCTTTTGTATCAACTTGCCTATGCTGAACTTTATTTTACCAATGTTCGCTGGCCCGACTTTCGGAAAGAAAATCTTTACGAAGCTATACTTGACTATCAAGGTCGTGAGCGGAGATTTGGTAAAACAAGTGAACAATTGGTGAGTTAG